A DNA window from Ornithinimicrobium humiphilum contains the following coding sequences:
- a CDS encoding TetR/AcrR family transcriptional regulator has protein sequence MPRISEPTLAQHRAARERALLDAAHELLLETGEAPTLPQVAARAGLARTSVYQYFDSKADLLQAMVRDVFPRWTERVTSAMASAPTAPDRILAYAAANVQLVADGSHAVGAALASLAPGEELDEQAARLHDAIREPLVTALEEVGVEGPGEVAELIGALVHGATRMLEAGADHEPVLHRLGVILAPLVRELGGTGQLPTEA, from the coding sequence ATGCCACGCATCAGCGAACCGACGCTCGCGCAGCACCGCGCCGCGCGCGAGCGGGCGCTGCTCGACGCGGCCCACGAGCTGCTGCTGGAGACCGGTGAGGCACCGACCCTGCCCCAGGTGGCGGCTCGCGCAGGGCTGGCGCGCACCAGCGTCTACCAGTACTTCGACTCCAAGGCCGACCTGCTCCAGGCCATGGTCCGCGACGTCTTCCCGCGCTGGACCGAGCGCGTGACCAGCGCGATGGCGTCCGCGCCGACCGCGCCGGACCGGATCCTCGCCTACGCCGCCGCCAACGTGCAGCTGGTCGCCGACGGCTCCCACGCCGTGGGGGCGGCGCTCGCGTCGCTCGCCCCGGGCGAGGAGCTCGACGAGCAGGCCGCCCGCCTGCACGACGCGATCCGTGAACCCCTCGTCACCGCGCTCGAGGAGGTCGGTGTCGAGGGGCCCGGGGAGGTCGCCGAGCTCATCGGTGCCCTGGTCCACGGCGCCACCCGCATGCTCGAGGCCGGCGCGGACCATGAGCCGGTCCTGCACAGGCTGGGCGTCATCCTCGCGCCGCTCGTGCGCGAGCTCGGGGGCACCGGCCAGCTGCCCACGGAGGCCTGA
- a CDS encoding nuclease-related domain-containing protein: MAGEDGASAGAAQQKRMRLRYAGVCRACATGVPAGTTAVYEKDTRTVLCLTCAATLTHAAPADRLHEVDRTVDGIPAPPPKSPECRPPVYLDGVAGASARREHERRRQAREQRVRERHPKLGGLILALSDDPQSTTAWAAGAHGEERLGRRLDGLAGPEVRVLHDRRIPGTRANIDHLVVTRSGVYVVDAKRYRGRPQRRVEGGLLSPRTEKLLVGRRDCTRLVDGVLKQVELARQAVGDPSVALHGVLCFVEADWPLVGGDFTTRGVQVLWPKRLASRLTAAGPVSETHISTIWQRLGAAFPPA; this comes from the coding sequence GTGGCGGGAGAGGACGGTGCGAGCGCGGGGGCAGCGCAGCAGAAGCGGATGCGGCTGCGCTACGCCGGGGTATGCCGTGCCTGCGCCACCGGGGTGCCGGCCGGGACGACGGCGGTCTACGAGAAGGACACGAGGACCGTCCTCTGCCTCACCTGCGCGGCGACGCTCACCCACGCGGCCCCCGCCGACCGGTTGCATGAGGTCGACCGCACGGTCGACGGCATACCGGCCCCTCCGCCGAAGAGCCCGGAGTGCAGGCCGCCCGTCTACCTCGACGGCGTGGCGGGCGCGTCGGCCCGACGGGAGCACGAGCGCCGACGGCAGGCACGGGAGCAGCGGGTCCGGGAGCGGCACCCCAAGCTCGGCGGGCTGATCCTCGCCCTCTCCGACGACCCGCAGTCGACCACGGCCTGGGCCGCTGGCGCGCACGGGGAGGAGCGCCTCGGCCGCCGTCTCGACGGTCTCGCCGGACCCGAGGTCCGTGTGCTGCACGACCGGCGGATCCCAGGCACCCGCGCCAACATCGACCACCTCGTGGTGACCCGTTCGGGGGTCTACGTGGTGGACGCGAAGCGCTATCGCGGACGGCCCCAGCGCCGGGTCGAGGGCGGCCTGCTCTCTCCACGGACCGAGAAGCTCCTGGTGGGGCGGAGGGACTGCACACGACTGGTCGACGGCGTCCTGAAGCAGGTCGAGCTGGCGCGCCAGGCGGTCGGCGACCCTTCCGTAGCCCTGCACGGCGTGCTGTGCTTCGTCGAGGCCGACTGGCCGCTGGTGGGCGGGGACTTCACCACACGCGGGGTCCAGGTGCTGTGGCCGAAGAGGCTCGCCTCGCGGCTGACCGCCGCTGGACCGGTGTCCGAGACCCACATCAGCACGATCTGGCAACGCCTGGGGGCCGCCTTCCCGCCCGCCTGA
- a CDS encoding biotin-dependent carboxyltransferase family protein → MTTLTVIEPGALTTVQDFGRPGQAALGIGRSGACDRGAHRLANALVGNHPTLATLEVTLGGLTLETDADVTVATAGARCPGAPHLSAFQLRAGERLELGMPQAGLRTYVAVRGGIDVEPVLGSRATDILSGLGPPVLSAGDTLPVGTTERPVPGVEVAPVPEPTADLLLVPITAGPRRDWFDDDAWELLRTQTWTVDSRSNRVGVRLEGEPIPRRREGELVSEGMLRGALQMPPSGLPVLFLADHPVTGGYPVIAYVDDEAVDRCAQLRPGQQVRFVQA, encoded by the coding sequence GTGACGACCCTGACGGTGATCGAGCCCGGCGCGCTGACGACGGTGCAGGACTTCGGCCGACCGGGGCAGGCAGCCCTCGGCATCGGTCGGTCGGGCGCCTGCGACCGTGGTGCCCACCGGCTCGCCAACGCGCTCGTCGGCAACCACCCCACGCTGGCCACCCTCGAGGTCACGCTCGGCGGGCTGACCCTGGAGACCGACGCCGACGTCACGGTCGCGACCGCCGGGGCCCGCTGCCCCGGGGCGCCGCACCTGTCCGCCTTCCAGCTGCGCGCCGGCGAGCGTCTCGAGCTCGGTATGCCGCAGGCCGGCCTGCGCACCTACGTCGCCGTGCGCGGCGGCATCGACGTCGAGCCGGTGCTCGGCAGCCGCGCGACCGACATCCTCTCCGGCCTCGGCCCGCCGGTCCTGTCCGCCGGGGACACGCTGCCCGTCGGCACGACCGAGCGGCCGGTGCCCGGCGTCGAGGTCGCCCCGGTGCCCGAGCCCACGGCCGACCTGCTCCTGGTGCCGATCACGGCCGGACCGCGACGCGACTGGTTCGACGACGACGCCTGGGAGCTGCTGCGCACCCAGACCTGGACGGTCGACAGCAGGTCCAACCGGGTCGGCGTCCGCCTCGAGGGCGAGCCCATCCCCCGCCGTCGCGAGGGCGAGCTGGTCAGCGAGGGCATGCTGCGCGGCGCACTGCAGATGCCGCCGTCCGGCCTGCCGGTGCTCTTCCTCGCCGACCACCCGGTGACGGGTGGTTATCCGGTCATCGCCTACGTCGACGACGAGGCGGTCGACCGCTGCGCCCAGCTCCGGCCCGGCCAGCAGGTGAGGTTCGTCCAGGCCTGA
- a CDS encoding 5-oxoprolinase subunit B family protein: MRILPSGSRGLLLELDSLEEVLRHYAALVEEDLPVLDLVPAGRTILVVGDRDTDLRALADRLGQVRPAEHGRESGPAVEVPVRYDGEDLAEAAELLGCSPEELVRRHQEEEWTVAFCGFAPGFGYLAGSRFEWDTPRRSSPRTRVPAGAVALAGEFTGVYPRESPGGWQLLGHALVDVFDLDRDPPALLVPGATVRFVEAS; encoded by the coding sequence ATGCGGATCCTGCCGAGCGGCTCGCGCGGCCTGCTGCTGGAGCTCGACAGCCTCGAGGAGGTGCTGCGCCACTACGCCGCCCTCGTCGAGGAGGACCTGCCGGTGCTCGACCTCGTGCCCGCGGGGCGCACCATCCTGGTCGTGGGCGATCGCGACACCGACCTGCGCGCGCTCGCCGACCGGCTCGGCCAGGTCCGGCCGGCCGAGCACGGTCGCGAGAGCGGCCCTGCCGTGGAGGTCCCGGTGCGCTACGACGGCGAGGACCTCGCCGAGGCCGCCGAGCTGCTGGGGTGCTCGCCGGAGGAGCTGGTCCGCCGTCACCAGGAGGAGGAGTGGACGGTGGCCTTCTGCGGCTTCGCCCCCGGCTTCGGCTACCTGGCGGGCTCGCGCTTCGAGTGGGACACCCCGCGCCGGTCCAGTCCCCGCACCCGGGTCCCGGCCGGCGCGGTGGCACTCGCCGGGGAGTTCACCGGCGTCTACCCCCGCGAGTCCCCCGGCGGCTGGCAGCTGCTGGGCCACGCCCTGGTGGACGTCTTCGACCTCGACCGCGACCCACCGGCGCTGCTGGTGCCCGGCGCGACCGTCCGTTTCGTGGAGGCCTCGTGA
- a CDS encoding NRAMP family divalent metal transporter: protein MPDTPDPAPRADAPPQRTATGRGTLLGAIFLMATSSIGPGFITQTTSFTVQLGAAFAFAILVSILVDIAIQTNVWRVIGISGMRAQELGNATLPGLGYVMAGMLLVGGIVFNIGNVSGAGLGMNIMTDLDVRIGAVILAALAVGIFLSKRAGIAMDRVVVVLGAVMIALTLYIALTSGPPVGAALRNTVMPETIEPLAITTLIGGTIGGYIIYAGVHRLLDAGVSGPGALRQLTRGAVTGIVVTGIMRVILFLAILGVVSTGADLDPDRQAASAFEAAAGAVGYRLFGVVFAAAALTSVIGVSYTTITFLTSRTRTAPRTTNYLVVGFIALSTVLYLVIGAAPAQLLVFAGAFNGILLPVGIGVMLWVAWRRRDLLQGYDYPKWLAGIGTVAWLVTIYLAFNSVRPAIELVTG, encoded by the coding sequence ATGCCCGACACCCCAGACCCCGCACCCCGCGCCGACGCACCACCGCAGCGCACCGCGACCGGGCGAGGCACCCTGCTCGGTGCGATCTTCCTCATGGCGACCTCGTCCATCGGGCCGGGGTTCATCACGCAGACGACGAGCTTCACCGTCCAGCTGGGCGCGGCGTTCGCCTTCGCGATACTCGTCTCGATCCTCGTCGACATCGCGATCCAGACCAACGTGTGGCGCGTGATCGGCATCTCGGGGATGCGCGCCCAGGAGCTCGGCAACGCGACGCTGCCCGGGCTCGGCTACGTCATGGCCGGCATGCTGCTCGTCGGCGGCATCGTCTTCAACATCGGCAACGTCAGCGGCGCCGGGCTGGGCATGAACATCATGACCGACCTGGACGTCCGGATCGGCGCCGTCATCCTCGCCGCGCTGGCCGTGGGCATCTTCTTGTCCAAGCGCGCCGGGATCGCCATGGACCGGGTGGTGGTCGTCCTCGGCGCCGTCATGATCGCCCTGACGCTCTACATCGCGCTCACCTCCGGCCCGCCCGTCGGCGCCGCGCTGCGCAACACGGTCATGCCCGAGACGATCGAGCCGCTGGCGATCACCACCCTCATCGGCGGCACGATCGGCGGCTACATCATCTACGCGGGCGTGCACCGCCTGCTCGATGCCGGGGTCTCCGGTCCCGGCGCGCTGCGGCAGCTGACCCGTGGCGCGGTCACCGGCATCGTCGTCACCGGCATCATGCGGGTCATCCTCTTCCTGGCGATCCTCGGTGTCGTGAGCACCGGCGCAGACCTCGACCCGGACCGTCAGGCCGCGAGCGCCTTCGAGGCCGCGGCCGGGGCCGTGGGCTACCGGCTCTTCGGCGTCGTCTTCGCCGCCGCGGCGCTGACCAGTGTGATCGGGGTGTCCTACACGACGATCACCTTCCTCACCTCGCGCACCCGCACGGCGCCGCGCACCACCAACTACCTCGTCGTGGGTTTCATCGCGCTGTCGACGGTGCTCTACCTGGTCATCGGCGCCGCGCCCGCGCAGCTGCTGGTCTTCGCGGGCGCCTTCAACGGCATCCTGCTGCCGGTCGGCATCGGCGTCATGCTGTGGGTCGCCTGGCGCCGCCGGGATCTGCTGCAGGGCTACGACTACCCGAAGTGGCTCGCCGGGATCGGCACCGTGGCCTGGCTGGTGACGATCTACCTGGCCTTCAACTCGGTGCGTCCGGCCATCGAGCTGGTCACCGGCTGA
- a CDS encoding putative hydro-lyase, whose amino-acid sequence MDTRTLPDRDARAAMPPSRARALFAAGLEVPTTGWSAGYAQANLIAVPRELAFDMLLFATRNPKPCPVLEVLEAGSVRAPEGSAVYGDPGADVRVDVPRYRIWRHGELVEEVPDVLDHWRDDLVTFLIGCSFTFEHPMTEAGIPMRHQDAGRNVSMYRTSTRCQPAGELRGPLVVSMRRVPASQVADAVRITSRYPAVHGAPVHVGDPAQLGITDLDRPDFGDPPVVEEGDVPVFWACGVTPQAMVLESRPEIAITHAPGHMLITDAKDVVYAVP is encoded by the coding sequence ATGGACACCCGCACGTTGCCCGACCGCGACGCCCGCGCCGCGATGCCGCCCTCCCGGGCCCGCGCCCTCTTCGCCGCCGGCCTGGAGGTGCCGACGACGGGCTGGTCGGCCGGATACGCCCAGGCCAACCTCATCGCGGTGCCCAGGGAGCTCGCCTTCGACATGCTGCTCTTCGCGACCCGCAACCCCAAGCCCTGCCCGGTGCTGGAGGTCCTCGAGGCCGGGTCGGTGCGTGCACCCGAGGGCTCGGCGGTCTACGGCGACCCCGGGGCGGACGTGCGCGTCGACGTGCCCCGCTACCGGATCTGGCGTCACGGAGAGCTGGTCGAGGAGGTCCCGGACGTGCTCGACCACTGGCGCGACGACCTCGTGACCTTCCTCATCGGGTGCTCCTTCACCTTCGAGCACCCCATGACCGAGGCCGGCATCCCGATGCGCCACCAGGACGCCGGCCGCAACGTGTCGATGTACCGGACCAGCACCCGCTGCCAGCCCGCCGGGGAGCTGAGGGGGCCGCTCGTGGTCTCGATGCGGCGGGTCCCGGCGTCGCAGGTGGCCGACGCGGTCCGGATCACCTCCCGCTACCCCGCGGTGCACGGCGCCCCGGTCCACGTGGGCGATCCGGCCCAGCTCGGGATCACCGACCTGGACCGCCCGGACTTCGGCGACCCACCGGTCGTCGAGGAGGGCGACGTGCCCGTCTTCTGGGCCTGCGGGGTCACTCCGCAGGCCATGGTGCTCGAGTCGCGTCCCGAGATCGCGATCACCCATGCCCCCGGCCACATGCTCATCACCGACGCCAAGGACGTCGTCTACGCCGTGCCCTGA
- a CDS encoding LLM class flavin-dependent oxidoreductase, with amino-acid sequence MSGEHHPLEVGLRVPLGAPLPELASFAARAERAGLDGIGVPDHHHTGRDAYLALAAMVLSTSRLRLFPATSNVVTRHPLVLAALLASLDELAPGRAELTVAPGFLSVEKAGRPRATRDALGRAVRTLRGLLHDGVAEQDGRTPTARAATSPRP; translated from the coding sequence ATGTCCGGTGAGCACCACCCCCTGGAGGTCGGACTCCGGGTGCCGCTGGGGGCGCCCCTGCCCGAGCTCGCCTCCTTCGCGGCCCGCGCCGAGCGGGCCGGGCTGGACGGCATCGGGGTGCCGGACCACCACCACACCGGCCGCGACGCCTATCTCGCGCTGGCCGCGATGGTCCTCTCGACCTCGCGCCTCCGCCTCTTCCCCGCCACCTCCAACGTGGTCACCCGGCATCCCCTCGTGCTTGCCGCGCTCCTGGCCTCGCTGGACGAGCTCGCGCCCGGCCGCGCGGAGCTCACCGTGGCCCCGGGCTTCCTGTCGGTCGAGAAGGCCGGGAGGCCCCGCGCCACCCGCGACGCGCTCGGCCGGGCGGTGCGCACGCTGCGGGGCCTGCTCCACGACGGCGTCGCCGAGCAGGACGGCCGGACCCCTACGGCCCGGGCAGCGACTTCACCGAGACCCTGA
- a CDS encoding LamB/YcsF family protein: MTTSTATIDLNADLGEGLGSWSMGDDLALLDIVTSANVACAFHAGDPSIMRTVTSAAAERGVAIGAHVAYRDLHGFGRRFIDMEPEALRDEVLYQIGALETFAQRAGTTVAYCKPHGALYNTIAQHPEQAGAVAEALREFRPGLPVLGLPGSVWLEAAAAAGLTPVGEAFADRVYTPEGSLVSRREGGSVLHDAQVISQRCVSMATGQGIEDHRGGTLVLEARSICVHGDTPGAVEIARAVRDALDAAGVTVRPFATA, translated from the coding sequence ATGACCACCAGCACCGCGACGATCGACCTCAACGCCGACCTGGGCGAGGGCCTGGGCAGCTGGTCGATGGGCGACGACCTGGCCCTGCTCGACATCGTCACCAGCGCCAACGTGGCCTGCGCCTTCCACGCCGGCGACCCCTCGATCATGCGGACGGTGACGTCGGCCGCGGCCGAGCGCGGCGTGGCGATCGGGGCCCACGTGGCCTACCGCGACCTGCACGGCTTCGGGCGTCGCTTCATCGACATGGAGCCGGAGGCGCTGCGCGACGAGGTGCTCTACCAGATCGGCGCCCTGGAGACCTTCGCCCAGCGGGCCGGCACGACTGTCGCCTACTGCAAGCCGCACGGCGCCCTCTACAACACCATCGCCCAGCACCCCGAGCAGGCAGGGGCCGTCGCCGAGGCGCTGCGGGAGTTCCGCCCCGGCCTGCCGGTGCTCGGGCTGCCCGGCTCGGTCTGGCTCGAGGCGGCGGCCGCCGCCGGGCTGACCCCGGTGGGCGAGGCCTTCGCCGACCGCGTCTACACCCCCGAGGGCTCGCTGGTCTCGCGCCGCGAGGGCGGCTCGGTCCTGCACGACGCGCAGGTCATCTCGCAGCGCTGCGTCTCGATGGCCACGGGCCAGGGGATCGAAGACCACCGGGGCGGGACCCTCGTGCTCGAGGCCCGCTCGATCTGCGTCCACGGCGACACCCCAGGGGCCGTCGAGATCGCCCGCGCGGTGCGGGACGCGCTGGATGCCGCCGGCGTCACGGTGCGGCCGTTCGCCACGGCCTGA
- a CDS encoding cation:proton antiporter — MDVLGLLIALMLGTIAMVSVGERLRLPWPALMVLLAMLVGLVPAWREISIDPHLILPLFLPPLLYATAQRTSWALFRHRWRAVVGLALILTAVTIATVAGTVAAIVPGVTLAAAIAIGAAVAPPDPVAVEAVAGPVGIPRRLTATLQSEGLFNDAVAIVVFTAAVSATQTDRPFGLDIVGEFLLGLVLAVAIGLAAAWGASWLGDHVGAPAGRNAITLVLPFAVYVLAEEVHASGVVAVVVTAVQMASMRGEDEVEERLTGKAFWDVVELLVTGVAFGLVGIEVYHVVVEAGDELTGMLGRALVVSLVVIGTRALWMAGVWLARRRSTDESLPVRTWKEAVLLTWSGMRGLATLALALAIPTVAADGTPIAIRDELLVIAAAVVVATLVLPAFTLPWLVRALALADDHGAERRAELQLARRASRAAVASLREREGDVPEEILARVEESLRHLDEVLAGEAPEEHVERVRELSRLRAVANDVRRQALVAARAEVLRARQEPGVDPEVADRVLRELDLRTPPGPLQWTQGH, encoded by the coding sequence GTGGACGTGCTCGGACTTCTCATCGCCCTCATGCTCGGCACCATCGCGATGGTCAGCGTCGGGGAGCGGCTCCGGCTCCCGTGGCCGGCGCTGATGGTGCTCCTCGCGATGCTCGTCGGCCTGGTGCCCGCCTGGCGCGAGATCTCCATCGATCCGCACCTGATCCTGCCGCTCTTCCTCCCGCCGCTGCTCTACGCCACCGCCCAGCGCACGTCGTGGGCGCTCTTCCGGCACCGGTGGCGCGCGGTCGTGGGGCTGGCGCTCATCCTCACCGCCGTCACCATCGCCACGGTGGCGGGCACCGTCGCGGCCATCGTCCCGGGGGTCACGCTCGCCGCGGCCATCGCGATCGGTGCGGCGGTCGCGCCGCCCGACCCGGTCGCGGTCGAGGCCGTCGCCGGGCCGGTCGGCATCCCGCGACGGCTGACCGCGACCCTGCAGAGCGAGGGCCTGTTCAACGACGCCGTCGCGATCGTCGTCTTCACCGCGGCCGTGTCCGCCACGCAGACCGACCGGCCCTTCGGCCTCGACATCGTGGGCGAGTTCCTGCTCGGCCTCGTGCTGGCCGTCGCGATCGGCCTCGCCGCCGCCTGGGGCGCGAGCTGGCTCGGCGACCACGTCGGCGCCCCGGCCGGCCGCAACGCGATCACGCTCGTGCTGCCGTTCGCCGTCTACGTGCTCGCCGAGGAGGTGCACGCCTCCGGCGTCGTCGCGGTCGTGGTGACCGCCGTCCAGATGGCGAGCATGCGCGGCGAGGACGAGGTGGAGGAACGGCTCACCGGCAAGGCCTTCTGGGACGTCGTGGAGCTGCTGGTCACCGGCGTCGCCTTCGGCCTCGTGGGCATCGAGGTCTACCACGTGGTCGTCGAGGCCGGGGACGAGCTGACCGGCATGCTCGGCCGTGCGCTGGTCGTCAGCCTCGTCGTCATCGGCACCCGCGCCCTGTGGATGGCCGGGGTCTGGCTGGCGCGGCGCAGGTCGACCGACGAGAGCCTGCCCGTCCGCACCTGGAAGGAGGCGGTGCTGCTCACCTGGAGCGGCATGCGCGGCCTCGCCACCCTTGCCCTGGCGCTCGCGATCCCCACCGTCGCCGCCGACGGCACCCCGATCGCGATCCGGGACGAGCTGCTCGTCATCGCGGCCGCCGTCGTGGTGGCGACGCTGGTGCTGCCCGCCTTCACCCTGCCGTGGCTGGTGCGCGCCCTCGCCCTGGCCGACGACCACGGCGCCGAGCGTCGTGCCGAGCTCCAGCTGGCCCGCCGGGCCAGCCGCGCCGCGGTCGCCTCGCTGCGGGAGCGCGAGGGGGACGTGCCCGAGGAGATCCTGGCCCGGGTCGAGGAGTCGCTGCGCCACCTCGACGAGGTGCTCGCCGGCGAGGCGCCCGAGGAGCACGTCGAGCGGGTGCGCGAGCTCAGCCGACTGCGCGCCGTCGCCAACGACGTGCGCCGTCAGGCGTTGGTGGCCGCGCGCGCCGAGGTGCTGCGCGCCCGGCAGGAGCCCGGGGTGGACCCGGAGGTGGCCGACCGGGTGCTGCGCGAGCTCGACCTGCGCACCCCGCCCGGTCCGCTGCAGTGGACCCAGGGGCACTGA
- a CDS encoding phenylacetate--CoA ligase family protein yields the protein MTAGQVADRQGGGASLRERVPAPIYRVGELVWTSAPLTRTRRGLLRAGTKALTSAYSLYKVHPATWRATATHYQPWMGEFARLHAWMTCQMSALHVPAYRDYLQERDWRFRWWDLTNYPETDKSAYVTAYPEEQRCWHGRLSMVGTLVDESSGSSGTPFNWVRGRRELADIHRNVAGFTSLMMRHEERLFVINAYSMGAWATGTNTGIAMAKVAMVKNTGPDLDKIVDTIRHFGPGFTYLVTAYPPFLKDLRDRLDADGFDWDAHRLHGLVGGEGMTEALRDYCEERFLTVRSGYGASDLTIGIGGETDLTVWLRKRLLDDPGLRAAILGGDETRTPMVFQYNPLETYLEVNEQGQLLCTLTSTSVLSPKLRYNINDEARLMDWQELSGVLAQRPDWAAGSAEAFARQGMKLPLLLLFGRADATISFMGANIYPQDVENGLYDDPEHAARIASFTLSLEDVEGDATRQQPVIHVELREDVELTEADRADLADAVRQGVLGHLARVSRDFAESLKESDRAGEVRVLVHAAGTGPFAGSSTKLKRVYLRKDQGRV from the coding sequence ATGACGGCAGGACAGGTGGCCGACCGGCAGGGCGGCGGGGCTTCGTTGCGCGAGCGGGTGCCCGCGCCGATCTACAGGGTAGGGGAGCTGGTGTGGACCTCGGCGCCGCTGACGCGCACCCGACGGGGGCTGCTGCGCGCCGGCACCAAGGCGCTCACCTCGGCCTACTCGCTCTACAAGGTCCATCCGGCCACCTGGCGGGCCACCGCCACCCACTACCAGCCGTGGATGGGGGAGTTCGCCCGCCTGCACGCCTGGATGACCTGCCAGATGAGCGCGCTGCACGTGCCGGCCTACCGCGACTACCTGCAGGAGCGCGACTGGCGCTTCCGGTGGTGGGACCTGACCAACTACCCCGAGACGGACAAGTCCGCCTACGTCACGGCCTACCCGGAGGAGCAGCGGTGCTGGCACGGGCGGCTGTCGATGGTCGGCACGCTCGTTGACGAGTCCTCCGGCTCCAGCGGCACGCCGTTCAACTGGGTGCGCGGGCGGCGCGAGCTGGCCGACATCCACCGCAACGTCGCCGGCTTCACCTCGCTGATGATGCGCCACGAGGAACGCCTGTTCGTCATCAACGCCTACTCGATGGGCGCGTGGGCGACGGGCACCAACACCGGCATCGCGATGGCCAAGGTCGCGATGGTCAAGAACACCGGCCCCGACCTCGACAAGATCGTCGACACGATCCGGCACTTCGGCCCGGGGTTCACCTACCTCGTCACCGCCTACCCGCCCTTCCTCAAGGACCTGCGCGACCGCCTCGACGCCGACGGCTTCGACTGGGACGCCCACCGCCTGCACGGGCTGGTGGGCGGCGAGGGCATGACCGAGGCGCTGCGCGACTACTGCGAGGAGCGCTTCCTCACGGTGCGCTCGGGCTACGGCGCCTCCGACCTGACGATCGGGATCGGCGGCGAGACCGACCTGACCGTCTGGCTGCGCAAGCGGCTGCTCGACGACCCCGGGCTGCGCGCGGCGATCCTGGGCGGGGACGAGACGCGCACGCCGATGGTCTTCCAGTACAACCCCCTCGAGACCTACCTCGAGGTCAACGAGCAGGGCCAGCTGCTGTGCACGCTCACGTCGACCTCGGTGCTCAGCCCCAAGCTGCGCTACAACATCAACGACGAGGCGCGGCTGATGGACTGGCAGGAGCTGTCGGGCGTCCTCGCGCAGCGCCCCGACTGGGCCGCCGGGTCGGCCGAGGCGTTCGCCCGGCAGGGGATGAAGCTCCCGCTGCTGCTGCTCTTCGGCCGGGCCGACGCCACGATCTCCTTCATGGGCGCCAACATCTACCCCCAGGACGTCGAGAACGGCCTCTACGACGACCCCGAGCACGCCGCCCGGATCGCCTCCTTCACGCTCAGCCTGGAGGACGTCGAGGGCGACGCCACCCGCCAGCAGCCGGTCATCCACGTCGAGCTGCGCGAGGACGTCGAGCTCACCGAGGCGGACCGTGCCGACCTGGCGGATGCCGTCCGGCAGGGCGTGCTGGGCCACCTGGCCCGCGTCTCCCGTGACTTCGCCGAGTCGCTCAAGGAGTCCGACCGGGCCGGCGAGGTGCGGGTGCTCGTGCACGCCGCCGGGACGGGGCCGTTCGCCGGCAGCAGCACCAAGCTCAAGCGCGTCTACCTGCGCAAGGACCAGGGGCGGGTATGA
- a CDS encoding DUF4188 domain-containing protein: MRFWRASADEPPGTGADAVFVGATRYSGPRAWLRLAPRWTRMVAQMRRLPGYRAHGVYWSPPWSLGTVGFFATREDLLTFARSGEHRELMTWVVGEDRRRATGGYIRLFRAVDPPGAAEDADGVEQDARRTIQEDADAHR, encoded by the coding sequence ATGAGGTTCTGGCGCGCCTCCGCGGACGAGCCGCCCGGCACCGGCGCGGACGCCGTCTTCGTCGGGGCCACCCGCTACTCCGGGCCGCGGGCCTGGCTGCGGCTGGCTCCGCGGTGGACCCGGATGGTGGCCCAGATGCGACGCCTGCCCGGCTACCGCGCGCACGGCGTCTACTGGTCGCCCCCGTGGAGCCTGGGCACGGTCGGCTTCTTCGCCACCCGTGAGGACCTGCTGACCTTCGCCCGCAGCGGCGAGCACCGCGAGCTCATGACCTGGGTCGTGGGTGAGGACCGGCGGCGCGCGACCGGCGGCTACATCCGGCTGTTCCGAGCGGTCGACCCGCCGGGGGCGGCCGAGGACGCGGACGGCGTCGAGCAGGACGCGCGCCGCACGATCCAGGAGGACGCCGATGCGCACCGATGA
- a CDS encoding DUF4188 domain-containing protein — protein MRTDDFSRAPRIAQAGAMFVGGTRYTGPLAWTRHARRYRTMIRQMERFRGYCGHRTYWQPPWTLGTVAWFETMDDLMLFARTGVHRELMEWVVDRKHATGGWIRVYEASPHGYSNGVWRAEGDVMATIETFTPIGREVEGPPVVRRRRTTSGAGGEPGVEAGTGTDPGAAP, from the coding sequence ATGCGCACCGATGACTTCTCCAGGGCCCCGCGTATCGCGCAGGCGGGGGCGATGTTCGTCGGCGGCACGCGCTACACCGGGCCGCTGGCGTGGACCCGGCACGCGCGTCGCTACCGCACGATGATCCGCCAGATGGAGCGCTTCCGCGGCTACTGCGGCCACCGCACCTACTGGCAGCCGCCGTGGACGCTGGGCACGGTCGCCTGGTTCGAGACGATGGACGACCTCATGCTCTTCGCCCGCACCGGCGTGCACCGCGAGCTCATGGAGTGGGTGGTCGACCGCAAGCACGCGACCGGCGGCTGGATCCGCGTCTACGAGGCGAGCCCGCACGGCTACTCCAACGGGGTGTGGCGTGCGGAGGGCGACGTGATGGCGACCATCGAGACCTTCACGCCGATCGGACGGGAGGTCGAGGGCCCGCCGGTCGTCCGACGTCGCCGGACGACCTCCGGTGCTGGTGGTGAGCCGGGCGTCGAGGCCGGCACGGGCACCGATCCCGGGGCGGCCCCGTGA